One window of the Mixophyes fleayi isolate aMixFle1 chromosome 6, aMixFle1.hap1, whole genome shotgun sequence genome contains the following:
- the GLRX3 gene encoding glutaredoxin-3 — protein MAALSEATSVGHFEELLQKSLKSLLVVHFWAPWAPQCSQMNDVMTELAKVHPEVTFVKLEAEAVPEVSEKYEIISVPTFLFFKNSQKIDRLDGAHAPELTKRVQRHASNASFPAASNSTPKEDINVRLKKLISVAPCMLFMKGSPQEPRCGFSRQILDILSKHKIQFSSFDILSDEEVRQGLKTFSNWPTYPQLYINGELVGGLDIVKELEASGELITMCPKAQSLDDRLKALITKDPVILFLKGNKQMAKCGFSRQILEIMNNAGVDYETFDILEDEEVRQGLKTYSNWPTYPQLYVKGELIGGLDIVKELKESGELGSVLKGGH, from the exons ATGGCAGCGCTGTCAGAAGCCACTTCAGTGGGGCACTTCGAGGAGCTGCTTCAGAAGAGCCTAAA ATCTCTGCTTGTTGTGCATTTTTGGGCACCATGGGCTCCTCAGTGTTCCCAAATGAATGATGTTATGACTGAATTAGCCAAGGTCCACCCTGAAGTCACATTCGTAAAG CTTGAAGCAGAAGCCGTTCCTGAGGTATCGGAAAAGTACGAAATCATCTCCGTGCCGACGTTTCTGTTTTTTAAG AACTCTCAGAAGATTGACAGGCTGGATGGGGCTCATGCACCTGAGCTGACCAAGCGAGTTCAGCGCCACGCATCAAACGCCTCCTTCCCAGCTGCCTCCAACAGTACCCCCAAGGAGGATATCAATGTGAGACTGAAGAAGCTAATCAGCGTTGCCCCTTGTATGTTGTTCATGAAAGGATCTCCTCAGGAGCCCAGATGTG GATTCAGTAGACAAATATTGGACATCCTTAGCAAGCATAAGATCCAGTTCAGCAGCTTTGATATATTGTCTGATGAGGAAGTGCGTCAGGGACTGAAAACCTTTTCCAACTGGCCCACTTATCCCCAGTTGTACATAAACGGTGAGCTGGTTGGAGGACTGGACATCGTCAAG GAGCTGGAGGCATCAGGGGAGCTGATTACAATGTGCCCCAAGGCTCAAAGCCTTGATGACAG acTCAAGGCACTTATTACTAAAGACCCAGTCATCCTTTTCTTGAAGGGGAACAAACAG ATGGCTAAATGTGGATTCAGCAGACAGATTCTAGAAATTATGAACAACGCAGG TGTGGACTATGAAACGTTTGATATTTTGGAggatgaagag GTTCGGCAAGGATTAAAGACTTACTCTAACTGGCCGACTTATCCTCAGCTGTATGTAAAAGGAGAACTTATTGGAGGTTTGGACATTGTAAAG